In 'Nostoc azollae' 0708, the following are encoded in one genomic region:
- a CDS encoding sensor histidine kinase, with protein sequence MGACTNITARKQTELEIRQLHEQLEERVQQCTAELIVANKELEGFSYSVSDDLRAPLRNIDGFSQTLLEHYQDQLDERGKHYLTRTRAETQRMGELIDNLLQLSRVTRTPMRYDQVNI encoded by the coding sequence GTGGGAGCTTGTACAAATATTACTGCTCGCAAACAAACTGAACTGGAAATTCGCCAACTTCATGAACAACTAGAGGAAAGAGTACAACAATGCACTGCTGAACTCATTGTAGCTAACAAAGAATTAGAAGGGTTTTCTTACTCGGTTTCTGATGACCTCCGCGCTCCTTTACGCAATATTGATGGATTTAGTCAGACATTGCTAGAACATTATCAAGATCAATTAGATGAGCGAGGTAAACACTATCTAACTCGGACTCGGGCTGAAACTCAACGCATGGGTGAACTAATTGACAATTTGCTGCAACTTTCACGAGTCACCCGCACTCCGATGCGATATGATCAAGTTAATATTTAG